Genomic segment of Patescibacteria group bacterium:
ATTAGAATATTTTCATAAGGAATTTTTTGCTCATCAATAAAATTTTTAGCGCGATGGCCTGCCCAACAAGCATTTGAGCCTTTTCCTGGCATTTCATTAGGTAGTCCTTTTGGGTGAACTGTTGTAATTAAACGAAAAAATTTATCTCCAAATTCTTTTTTTATGGACTCAGCGTAGCGCAAAAAATTTTCCTTATCTCTTTCTTCGCCTGAAAGGACAATAATAAATTTATCCAGCGAAAATTTTGTGTTTATTAAATTTCTAAAAGTTTTTTGCAACACTTCTAACGGCTCTAAATAAGTCGGCAAAATTAAAACTTGGTAAATTTTTTTCCATTCTGGATTTTCTTTTTGCAATTTTTCAAACCAATCTATTTTTTGCGCTTTTTTAAATCTACGCCATGATACTATTGAAAAAATCATCATATAGCAAATTCTCACAAACCAATAAACATCAAAAACAATAATAAAATAAATTGCCCATAGCGGTTTTGTAAAAGACAAAATCAGAACGCTGATTAGCGTTGCCCAAACCATAGCGCCTGGAATAATTTCTAAAATTCTGTATTTTAAATGATCGCTTATTTTAAACATATTAATTTTTATAGAATGCCTTATATGCCTCATAAGCGGAATAAATATCAGCCTTTGAAGAAATTTCCATTGGAGCATGCATATTAAAAAGAGCGATCCCGCAATCAATTGTGTCAATATTTCTATTAGCCAAATATTTTGCGATAGTTCCTCCGCCTCCTTCATCTATTCTGCCAAGTCCGCCTGATTGCCATTTTATATTGTTTTTGTTAAAAATTTCTTTGATTTGAAAAGCATATTCAGCGCTTGCCTCGCTGGTTGAATATTTTCCACCGCTTCCAGTATATTTTTCTATTGCCACGCCATATCCAAGATAAGCTGTGTTTTTAGCGTCATAAACCTGCTTGTAATCAGGATCAAATCCTGCGGTAACATCCGCTGAAATAGCTTCTGAATTTGAAAAAAATTGATAAACATCTTTTAAGGAACTTTCTTTTTTAAAAATTTCCATTAATTCCAATAAAAAATTTTCTAAAAATAAAGACTGAGATCCGCTTACGCCGTCACTGCCAACTTCTTCTTTGTCCACTAAAAAACAGATTTGAGTTTTATTAATGTTGATTTTATTAGATTCTATAATAGACATTAAAGAAGTATAAGCGCAAATTTTGTCATCCTGCCCGTAAGCCGCTATCATTGATCTGTCAAAACCAAGATCGCGCGCTTTGCCGCAAGGAACAGCCTGCAGGTCGGCGCTGAAAAAATCTTCTTCAATAATTTTATATTTTTTATTTAAATAATCTAAAATAGCTAATTTAATTTTGTTTTTAACATCTGCGTCTTTAACAGGAATAGAACCGACCAACAGATTAAGCTCTTCGCCTTCAATTGCTTCTCTTAACGGTTTGCCCATTTGTTTTCTTGCTAAATGTGGAAGAAGGTCGGTAATCATAAAAATCGGGTCATTGTCATTATCTCCAATATTTATTTTTACTTTTCCGTTGTTTTTTGTCATTACTGTTCCGCGCAAAGACAACTGGATTGTTGGCCAATGATATTTTTTAATTCCTCCATAATATTGTGTTTTTAAAAACGCTAAAGATTCGCTTTCATATAATGGATTTGGCTTAAAATCAAGACGTGGCGAATCAATATGCGAAACAATAAATTTAGCTCCATTTTTTAGAAAGTCTTTTTTAAAAACAGCTAAAATTAAATTTTTTTCTCTATTTTTTTTATAAATTTTTATTGTTTCATTATTTTTTATTTTTTTCTTTTTTAACTCTTTTATCGTTATAAAACCATTTTCGCGCGCGATTTTTTCTCCTGCTTTAACAGCCTCTCTTTCTGTTTTCGCTGAATTTAAAAAATTTTTATATCCATCGCAAAATTCAAAAGCTTTTTTTGTTTTGTTCTTGTCCCATTCTTCCCAACAGGATTTTTTATTTAATAACAATTTTTTTTCTAATTTAGTTTGTTTAGGCATAAGGTTTTAGCTTAATTAGCTTCGTTAGCTCTTAGCTTTTAGATTTAATTATAAATTTAATATATCATCCTTCCTTTTAAAAATCAAGGAAAATATTTTTTGAAAAAATATCGCGTTGATTATTGTCTAGGGTTATTATGCAAAAAAATTAATATTGTTAAAAATTTGTCAACCTATTTTATGATTTTTATTTTATCGCCATCTTTTAACTCGCGATTTCCTTCAACAACAATTATATCGCCATCAACTAATCCTTTAATTACTATTACTTCATTCTCGTTGTCTTTAGTTTTTATTGTTTTAATTTTAATTTTTCCTTTATTGTCAACTGTATATACTTTTTCAACTTCATCTTCAATAAAGATCGCTGTTTTTGGAATCACTAAAACATCAGTTTGCTCTTTAATAATAATTTTAATATCAGCCATCATTCCTGCTTTAATTTTTTCATCAATGTTTTTTAATTGAATTTTAACAGTGAATTTTTTATTTGCTGGATCAGCCACAGAGCTGATATAATAAATTTTTCCGACAAATTTTTCATCAGGACAAGCAACTAAACTGATTTTAACATCTTGTCCGATAGACACTTTGCTAATATCAAATTCAGTCAAAGCGACTTCTATTTTTATGGATTTAATATCAACAACCGTAAATAATGGCGCGCCAGCCATAGCCATTTCTCCAATGTTAATAAATTTTTGGTTAACAGTTCCACTAATTGGGGAAAAAACAGTCGTATTTCCTAACATGGCTGAAATAGAGTTAATTTGGCCGTCAGCTGATTCCACATG
This window contains:
- a CDS encoding aminopeptidase, which gives rise to MPKQTKLEKKLLLNKKSCWEEWDKNKTKKAFEFCDGYKNFLNSAKTEREAVKAGEKIARENGFITIKELKKKKIKNNETIKIYKKNREKNLILAVFKKDFLKNGAKFIVSHIDSPRLDFKPNPLYESESLAFLKTQYYGGIKKYHWPTIQLSLRGTVMTKNNGKVKINIGDNDNDPIFMITDLLPHLARKQMGKPLREAIEGEELNLLVGSIPVKDADVKNKIKLAILDYLNKKYKIIEEDFFSADLQAVPCGKARDLGFDRSMIAAYGQDDKICAYTSLMSIIESNKININKTQICFLVDKEEVGSDGVSGSQSLFLENFLLELMEIFKKESSLKDVYQFFSNSEAISADVTAGFDPDYKQVYDAKNTAYLGYGVAIEKYTGSGGKYSTSEASAEYAFQIKEIFNKNNIKWQSGGLGRIDEGGGGTIAKYLANRNIDTIDCGIALFNMHAPMEISSKADIYSAYEAYKAFYKN
- a CDS encoding efflux RND transporter periplasmic adaptor subunit, with translation MSSDSARIGVDLAEKQLESAQKALNNVRAKSEVQINSAEMHVESADGQINSISAMLGNTTVFSPISGTVNQKFINIGEMAMAGAPLFTVVDIKSIKIEVALTEFDISKVSIGQDVKISLVACPDEKFVGKIYYISSVADPANKKFTVKIQLKNIDEKIKAGMMADIKIIIKEQTDVLVIPKTAIFIEDEVEKVYTVDNKGKIKIKTIKTKDNENEVIVIKGLVDGDIIVVEGNRELKDGDKIKIIK